From the genome of Argentina anserina chromosome 4, drPotAnse1.1, whole genome shotgun sequence, one region includes:
- the LOC126790373 gene encoding uncharacterized protein LOC126790373 isoform X2 encodes MESFSGCGFSVGGCFVRKKRSVVLHKPRLDPLTFSERSKILLPVVNSFGKESLSKKRDSKDKVLYSDGLQSEKRPKKLKLKLRGVTHTIQSKYAADSIVCGDSPIPTSSSPSDDFTPQLKPLQDVKTFCSSDGGKGVGVKRKYSLKFSSSSRKEYSSKGQISGESVPEDGEPARKSKRIQKRRVSDVGLSEDGNEDNEIQFLERLNASKVAAPKRGKMDGDHGGDIENSKLPRLRKHSGKKSRSEKMCEDRDYLGEEDDEELISDDELESNGKTLKRGSLSLLLEEPQKSTPTTRNRALQSGVDILNGSGSNDINLATHFLPASSRKKEKISEVDKQSKKAEAAQRRKIQTEKIAREAEAEAIRKILGQDSKKKKREDELKQKRDELSQGRKTSAVTLAPNTVRWVNGPNGTVVTFSDDIGLPNIFSPALCSLHCYRALNGKTERLIAC; translated from the exons ATGGAAAGCTTTAGTGGCTGTGGGTTTTCTGTTGGAGGATGCTTTGTGAGGAAGAAAAGGAGTGTTGTATTACATAAACCTCGCTTGGATCCTCTCACATTTTCTGAGAGGTCTAAAATCTTGTTACCAGTTGTAAATTCCTTTGGGAAAGAAAGTCTCAGTAAGAAGCGTGATAGCAAGGATAAAGTATTATATTCTGATGGCTTGCAAAGTGAGAAAAGGCCGAAGAAATTAAAGCTTAAGCTTCGAGGTGTTACTCATACAATTCAAAGCAAGTATGCAGCTGATTCTATTGTTTGTGGTGACTCTCCAATTCCTACATCTTCATCCCCGTCCGATGACTTCACTCCCCAACTGAAGCCACTTCAG GATGTCAAAACCTTCTGTTCTTCTGATGGGGGCAAAGGCGTTGGAGTTAAACGGAAATACTCCCTGAAATTTAGCTCTAGTTCGCGAAAGGAATATTCTTCAAAAGGTCAAATCTCTGGGGAAAGTGTTCCTGAGGATGGCGAACCGGCTCGTAAGAGCAAGCGGATTCAGAAGAGACGTGTCTCAGATGTGGGACTTAGTGAAGATGGTAATGAAGataatgaaattcaatttCTTGAAAGACTAAATGCTTCTAAGGTGGCTGCTCCAAAGAGAGGTAAAATGGATGGTGATCATGGAGGTGATATTGaaaacagtaaattaccaaggCTGCGGAAACATAGTGGGAAAAAGTCAAGATCAGAAAAAATGTGCGAGGATAGGGACTATTtgggagaagaagatgatgaagaactgATATCTGATGATGAACTTGAATCTAATGGGAAGACGCTGAAAAGGGGTTCTCTTAGTTTACTTCTTGAAGAGCCACAAAAGTCCACGCCTACCACACGTAACCGGGCCCTTCAATCTGGGGTAGATATCTTAAATGGCTCCGGTTCAAATGATATTAATCTTGCAACTCATTTTCTTCCTGCCTCATCTAGAA AAAAGGAGAAAATTTCAGAAGTGGATAAGCAATCAAAGAAAGCCGAGGCTGCACAGAGACGTAAAATACAAACAGAGAAGATAGCTAGAGAAGCTGAG GCTGAGGcaatcagaaagatacttggTCAAGattcaaagaagaagaagagggaagACGAACTGAAGCAGAAGAGGGATGAATTGTCACAG GGAAGGAAAACCAGTGCTGTCACACTGGCACCAAACACAGTCCGATGGGTCAATGGTCCTAATGGAACTGTTGTTACATTCTCTGACGATATTGGTCTGCCAAACATCTTCAGTCCAGCACTGTGCAG TCTCCATTGCTACAGGGCATTGAACGGAAAGACAGAGCGTCTAATTGCTTGTTAA
- the LOC126790409 gene encoding universal stress protein PHOS32 codes for MEAERRIGVAVDFSPCSKAALKWAIDNVARKGDHLILIVVRPGGDLYEHGEMQLWAVSGSPFIPLPEFCDAHTMNKYEVQPDAETVDIVTTAASQKEITVLVKIYWGDAREKIIEAVDNIPLSSLVMGNRGLGKLQRVIMGSVSNYVVNNAHCPVTVVKT; via the exons ATGGAGGCAGAAAGAAGAATCGGAGTAGCCGTGGATTTCTCGCCCTGCAGCAAAGCAGCGCTGAAATGGGCCATCGACAACGTTGCCCGGAAAGGCGATCACCTCATCCTCATCGTCGTGCGCCCCGGAGGAGACCTTTACGAGCACGGCGAGATGCAGCTCTGGGCTGTCTCCGGTTCTC CGTTCATTCCTCTGCCGGAGTTCTGTGATGCTCATACTATGAACAAGTATGAGGTGCAGCCTGACGCGGAGACCGTGGACATAGTCACCACTGCAGCTAGTCAGAAAGAG ATTACGGTGCTGGTGAAGATCTACTGGGGTGATGCGCGTGAGAAGATTATTGAGGCTGTTGACAACATTCCCTTGAGCTCCCTTGTGATGGGAAACAGAGGGCTTGGCAAGCTTCAGAG gGTTATTATGGGCAGTGTGAGCAACTATGTGGTAAACAATGCGCATTGTCCAGTTACTGTGGTTAAGACTTAA
- the LOC126792291 gene encoding pectinesterase inhibitor, whose product MEPLGNYRQMPNNIVLFFLLVCFNAAEIACLPNNPYSTQPLASRWLRQFLPATLQPPAASPRPQNSAPTAKSPSPPSFSSSFFPPLLADSSKTNPQITLFTQPLQLSAASLPPVAAVDPFVKQLCNNTDHSDVCISSVIPFLSARGKTSVDASVMLRMLIKACSIHAEMALAVASKLSTETNDGHGTAMAIMDCKEMYSDVLDGLQTAMNAITNKDMGTINSMLSGVISDAVTCDDGFEGQKSPLGDVDDKLRKMGSNCLAMASLIQW is encoded by the coding sequence ATGGAACCCCTTGGTAACTATCGTCAAATGCCTAACAACATTGTTTTATTCTTCCTCCTCGTTTGCTTTAATGCTGCAGAAATCGCATGCCTGCCAAATAATCCTTACTCAACTCAGCCTTTGGCATCGCGATGGCTCCGGCAATTCCTTCCTGCAACTCTTCAACCACCTGCGGCCTCCCCTCGGCCTCAAAACTCTGCCCCTACAGCCAAATCTCCCTCACCGCCATCTTTCTCCTCATCATTTTTCCCTCCTCTTTTAGCTGATTCCTCCAAAACAAACCCTCAAATAACCCTCTTCACGCAACCCCTCCAGCTGAGTGCAGCCTCGTTGCCACCAGTAGCTGCCGTGGATCCATTTGTTAAACAGCTATGTAACAACACCGACCACTCGGATGTTTGCATTTCATCCGTTATACCTTTCCTTTCGGCACGAGGAAAGACCTCCGTAGACGCTAGTGTCATGCTCAGAATGTTGATAAAGGCTTGTTCCATACACGCAGAGATGGCCCTGGCAGTGGCATCTAAACTCTCCACAGAGACGAACGATGGTCACGGAACGGCCATGGCGATCATGGATTGCAAGGAGATGTATAGTGATGTGTTGGACGGCCTTCAAACGGCAATGAATGCGATTACGAACAAAGACATGGGCACTATTAACAGTATGCTTAGCGGGGTGATTAGTGATGCTGTGACATGCGATGATGGTTTTGAAGGGCAGAAGTCTCCACTTGGTGATGTTGATGATAAGCTCCGTAAGATGGGCAGCAATTGCCTTGCCATGGCTTCTTTAATACAGTGGTGA
- the LOC126790374 gene encoding UPF0481 protein At3g47200-like: MNQSKLSEKMENISRSEGQSPTRDHISLEITRESGELVSQIIEKMENIAVSVSIFRVPNQKKCVPDYVSIGPLHYKELRDSKISEDDKWRYCYALLNRKPNLEAGLDTCVKALKQMEHKARRCYNEDISLTSDEFVQLMLIDTCFIIELFLKYSYKSLRSRRDPIFNYPGMLIELRCNMVLLENQIPFFVVQRLFQLVPLPTQCTESLSELATRFFKYLIPGEYHREQEGHHLLDLVRHCILPTHPKLQPTGKKTPDFLDCANKLKQAGVKFQCATGAHSFLDVKFTNGVFKMPPLLVHHCTETLFKNLIALEQRHIGDDPVQHVTSYAYLIGCLIQSEKDVKLLRRKQILVHEVGKDKEVFEVLKTLCEQIELKDFYYVRLFDEVGDFVKRKSWHTKKQKLKSTYRPKTPSAFVVLVIAVLALLLTFVGAFFSILTFARHHI, translated from the coding sequence ATGAATCAGAGTAAACTTTCGGAAAAGATGGAAAACATTAGCAGATCAGAGGGACAGTCACCCACCAGAGACCACATCTCTCTTGAAATCACTCGTGAAAGTGGTGAACTTGTATCTCAGATCATAGAAAAGATGGAAAACATTGCTGTATCAGTCTCTATCTTCCGAGTCCCTAACCAAAAAAAATGTGTCCCAGATTATGTCTCCATTGGCCCTTTGCACTATAAGGAATTACGTGATAGCAAAATCTCGGAAGATGATAAGTGGCGCTACTGCTATGCACTCCTCAATCGAAAACCAAATCTTGAAGCAGGCCTCGACACCTGCGTGAAAGCCCTGAAACAAATGGAGCACAAGGCACGAAGATGCTACAATGAAGACATCAGTCTCACTAGTGATGAATTTGTGCAGCTGATGCTAATTGACACCTGCTTCATCATTGAGCTATTTCTCAAGTATTCATACAAGAGCCTTAGGTCTCGTCGTGATCCCATCTTCAATTACCCTGGTATGCTCATAGAATTGAGATGTAACATGGTGTTACTTGAAAACCAAATTCCCTTCTTTGTTGTTCAGAGGTTGTTCCAATTAGTACCACTTCCAACACAATGTACCGAGTCCCTCAGTGAACTTGCTACACGCTTCTTCAAGTACCTTATACCAGGAGAGTATCATCGCGAGCAAGAAGGACATCATTTACTTGATCTAGTTCGACATTGCATCCTTCCAACACATCCTAAGCTACAACCAACAGGCAAGAAAACTCCGGACTTCCTCGATTGCGCAAATAAGCTAAAACAAGCAGGGGTTAAGTTCCAATGTGCTACCGGGGCACACAGTTTCTTGGATGTCAAGTTTACTAATGGTGTGTTCAAAATGCCACCTCTTTTAGTCCATCACTGCACTGAAACACTCTTCAAGAACCTCATTGCACTCGAGCAGCGTCACATCGGTGACGATCCGGTGCAGCATGTCACATCTTATGCATACCTAATTGGGTGCCTGATCCAGTCGGAGAAGGATGTGAAACTGCTGCGGCGAAAACAGATACTTGTGCATGAGGTGGGGAAGGACAAGGAGGTGTTTGAAGTGTTGAAGACGTTGTGCGAGCAGATTGAGTTGAAGGATTTTTACTATGTGAGGCTTTTCGATGAGGTTGGTGACTTCGTGAAGAGAAAGAGCTGGCATACGAAGAAGCAGAAGTTGAAGAGCACGTACCGTCCCAAAACTCCTTCGGCTTTTGTGGTCCTTGTTATTGCCGTTTTGGCTCTTCTTCTCACATTTGTTGGAGCTTTCTTTTCTATACTCACTTTCGCTCGCCACCATATTTAG
- the LOC126792292 gene encoding protein FAR1-RELATED SEQUENCE 5-like — protein sequence MEPEFSMPSNSNMAESTQNLERLSLENEITLIDQAILNYQESKEATSTTIDLNDDFDGENNEVGVSEEESEEATRLRENADVIHSRMSEELIPVVGMEFDTEKDALAFYNRYPYRFGFGTRLSKAHTSSSGLLRDRLFVCSAEGKRREDKRSLYVKFHRAETRFGCGARMKIKYDLSSGKYTVMEFVADHTHVTSTPSKSHRFRSHRKISLPQNVQVDMDDDSGLAPKETLELLSRQAGGREHLGFIAEDLRNYLRSKLTREMMSGDTSGVLEYLQKMQYNDPSFSYAIQVDAEDLITNIFWVDAKMKIDYDYFGDVVCFDTTYRKNKEGRPFAMFVGVNNHKETLIFGAALLYDETDDTFKWLFDTFANTMYEKTPKSILTYQDAAMAKALASQWPKTHHRLCIWHIYQNTAKHLKSVFEKFNDFAKDFSSIIYDYEDVEDFLIAWEKMLEKYNLQENKWLDRLFDLKEKWALVYGRQTFCADITTTQRSESMNNAIKRYVSYKYDLLRFFRHFQRLVDDCRYNESVADFKASQTSPSLSFPVKMLRNAAKVYTPAVFKWFQVELCKAHDCTLKLFCEIEPMHIYEVTAHGKHFHHIVTYDSAENTISCSCKKFEFAGILCSHALKVLSSNNVKTIPDQYILNRWRKDIRDQIPKVSCSKADYDDDDDEKAKIARRYRDLAHLHIELVTIATESDEAYEIATVAFHKTLADVKETLKKKKNNKEAPQVTSPVNNCAPEVITDDCDEHRVRGIKVKERIVRKEDSIRPKNALEKLLGNKRPRKDVDTSSRHQKEPELDHSTVTSTFVPATQDQGHTTQEMQLPTHPSVVDSISVPTSQDKMTEQEVIVTKSGMNNRVLPKPPHLLQIPLSTMHARHGIDS from the exons ATGGAACCTGAATTTTCTATGCCATCGAACTCAAACATGGCAGAATCAACACAG AATTTGGAACGATTATCACTTGAAAATGAGATTACATTGATTGATCAAGCCATATTGAATTACCAAGAA AGTAAGGAGGCTACAAGTACTACTATAGACTTGAATGATGATTTTGATGGTGAAAATAATGAAGTTGGAGTTAGTGAAGAAGAGTCAGAAGAAGCCACAAGACTTAGAGAAAATGCTGATGTAATTCATTCTAGAATGAGTGAAGAATTGATTCCTGTGGTTGGTATGGAGTTTGATACAGAAAAAGATGCACTTGCTTTTTACAATCGATATCCATACAGATTTGGTTTTGGTACTAGGTTAAGTAAAGCACATACATCCTCCAGTGGGTTATTGAGGGATAGGCTTTTTGTTTGCTCGGCCGAAGGTAAACGTAGAGAAGACAAGAGAAGCCTATATGTCAAATTTCATCGTGCTGAGACAAGATTTGGTTGTGgagcaagaatgaaaattaaaTATGATCTATCTTCTGGAAAGTACACTGTTATGGAATTTGTTGCTGATCATACTCATGTGACTTCAACTCCTAGTAAGAGCCATCGCTTTCGGTCTCATAGGAAAATCTCTCTTCCTCAAAATGTTCAAGTTGATATGGATGATGATTCAGGACTTGCTCCAAAAGAAACTCTCGAGCTATTGAGTCGACAAGCTGGAGGGCGTGAGCATCTAGGATTTATTGCAGAAGATTTAAGGAACTATTTACGTTCAAAGCTGACTAGAGAGATGATGTCGGGGGATACCAGTGGTGTATTGGAATATTTACAAAAGATGCAATACAATGATCCTAGTTTTTCCTATGCTATACAAGTTGATGCGGAAGATTTGATAACCAATATTTTCTGGGTTGATGCAAAGATGAAGATAGACTATGATTATTTTGGTGATGTAGTATGTTTTGACACTACCTAtaggaaaaacaaagaagGAAGGCCATTTGCGATGTTTGTTGGAGTCAATAATCATAAAGAAACACTTATATTTGGTGCCGCATTGTTATATGATGAGACCGATGACACTTTTAAGTGGTTGTTTGACACCTTTGCGAATACAATGTATGAGAAGACACCAAAGAGCATATTGACATACCAAGATGCTGCAATGGCTAAAGCCTTAGCTTCTCAATGGCCAAAAACACATCATCGACTATGCATTTGGCACATATATCAAAATACGGCAAAGCATCTTAAGAGTGTCTTTGAGAAGTTTAATGATTTTGCTAAAGACTTTAGTAGTATCATATATGACTATGAAGATGTTGAAGACTTCTTAATTGCTTGGGAGAAGATGCTTGAAAAATACAATCTCCAAGAAAATAAATGGTTAGACCGATTATTTGATTTGAAGGAGAAATGGGCTTTAGTTTATGGTCGACAAACATTTTGTGCAGATATTACCACCACCCAACGTAGCGAAAGCATGAATAATGCTATAAAGAGGTATGTGAGTTACAAGTATGATTTGTTGCGTTTTTTCCGTCACTTTCAAAGATTGGTTGACGATTGTCGTTATAATGAGTCGGTTGCTGATTTCAAGGCAAGTCAGACCTCCCCTTCATTGTCATTCCCTGTGAAAATGTTGAGGAATGCAGCAAAAGTGTACACACCAGCAGTGTTTAAATGGTTCCAAGTTGAGTTATGTAAAGCTCATGATTGCACCTTAAAGTTATTTTGTGAGATTGAACCGATGCACATATATGAAGTTACTGCTCATGGAAAGCATTTCCACCATATTGTAACATATGACTCGGCCGAAAATACTATCTCATGCAGTTGTAAGAAGTTTGAGTTTGCTGGAATCTTGTGCTCACATGCTTTAAAGGTTTTGTCATCTAATAATGTGAAGACCATTCCTGACCAATACATCTTGAATAGATGGAGAAAAGATATCAGAGATCAAATACCAAAGGTGTCTTGTTCAAAAGCAgattatgatgatgatgatgatgaaaaagCAAAAATAGCAAGGCGTTATAGAGACTTGGCTCACTTGCATATTGAACTTGTAACAATTGCTACTGAATCTGATGAAGCTTATGAGATTGCTACAGTGGCTTTTCACAAAACATTAGCTGATGTTAAAGAGactctgaagaagaagaagaacaataaaGAAGCACCTCAAGTTACCTCACCTGTCAACAATTGTGCACCTGAGGTTATTACTGATGATTGTGATGAGCATAGAGTCAGAGGAATTAAAGTTAAAGAAAGAATTGTTCGTAAGGAGGATTCCATCAGACCAAAGAATGCTTTGGAAAAGCTCCTAGGAAATAAAAGGCCTAGAAAAGATGTAGATACTTCATCTAGACACCAGAAGGAACCAGAATTAGATCATTCAACTGTGACCTCCACATTTGTCCCTGCTACACAAGATCAAGGCCACACGACACAGGAAATGCAATTGCCAACACATCCTTCAGTTGTTGATTCCATAAGTGTTCCTACCTCACAAGATAAAATGACTGAACAa GAGGTCATTGTTACAAAATCTGGTATGAACAATAGAGTTTTACCTAAACCACCACACTTACTTCAG ATTCCTTTATCTACTATGCATGCTAGACATGGAATTGACTCATAG
- the LOC126790388 gene encoding ubiquitin-conjugating enzyme E2 32: MAEDKYNRKNPAVKRILQEVKEMQSNPSDDFMSLPLEENIFDWQFAIRGPRDTEFEGGIYHGRIQLPADYPFKPPSFMLLTPNGRFETQTKICLSISNHHPEHWQPSWSVRTALVALIAFMPTHPNGALGSLEYKKEERRTLAVKSRETAPKFGTPERQKIIDEIHECMLSKAPPIPEINSPPASKEHPSSKEGEANGTTQNAGATLTGEELPNPATGADDRIVEEMQESPLNANPTREIPRVLNEASSSGSTRVVQQPEMRVQKPTDDRLFTLAAVGLTIAILVLLLKKFLKSSGYGAVFMDES, translated from the exons ATGGCGGAGGACAAGTACAACCGGAAGAACCCGGCCGTGAAGCGAATTCTTCAGGAGGTCAAGGAGATGCAGTCCAATCCCTCCGACGATTTCATGAGCCTCCCTCTCGAG GAGAATATATTTGACTGGCAATTCGCGATTCGAGGGCCGCGGGATACGGAGTTCGAGGGCGGGATTTACCACGGCAGGATTCAGTTGCCGGCGGACTACCCGTTCAAGCCTCCGTCCTTCATGCTGTTGACG CCGAATGGTCGGTTCGAAACGCAGACCAAGATTTGCTTGAGCATTTCGAATCATCATCCTGAGCACTGGCAGCCGTCGTGGAGCG TGCGGACTGCTTTGGTTGCTCTTATTGCATTCATGCCCACCCACCCAAATGGTGCGTTGGGATCACTGGAATACAAAAAGGAAGAAAGGCGTACTCTGGCTGTCAAATCTCGTGAGACAGCCCCAAAATTTGGAACTCCTGAACGTCAGAAGATAATCGATGAG ATTCATGAATGTATGCTAAGCAAGGCGCCACCTATTCCTGAAATAAACTCCCCACCGGCTTCCAAAGAGCATCCTTCAAGCAAGGAAGGTGAGGCCAATGGAACCACACAAAATGCTGGAGCCACACTTACTGGGGAAGAGCTCCCAAACCCGGCCACAGGAGCAGATGACAGAATTGTTGAAGAAATGCAGGAATCCCCTCTGAATGCTAACCCCACTCGTGAAATACCAAGGGTGTTGAACGAAGCTTCTTCCAGTGGATCAACTCGAGTGGTACAACAGCCAGAAATGAGAGTTCAAAAACCAACTGATGATAGGCTATTCACATTGGCTGCTGTTGGACTTACCATTGCCATATTGGTTCTTCTGCTGAAGAAGTTTTTGAAATCTAGTGGATATGGTGCTGTGTTCATGGACGAGTCTTAG
- the LOC126790373 gene encoding uncharacterized protein LOC126790373 isoform X1, producing the protein MESFSGCGFSVGGCFVRKKRSVVLHKPRLDPLTFSERSKILLPVVNSFGKESLSKKRDSKDKVLYSDGLQSEKRPKKLKLKLRGVTHTIQSKYAADSIVCGDSPIPTSSSPSDDFTPQLKPLQDVKTFCSSDGGKGVGVKRKYSLKFSSSSRKEYSSKGQISGESVPEDGEPARKSKRIQKRRVSDVGLSEDGNEDNEIQFLERLNASKVAAPKRGKMDGDHGGDIENSKLPRLRKHSGKKSRSEKMCEDRDYLGEEDDEELISDDELESNGKTLKRGSLSLLLEEPQKSTPTTRNRALQSGVDILNGSGSNDINLATHFLPASSRKKEKISEVDKQSKKAEAAQRRKIQTEKIAREAEAEAIRKILGQDSKKKKREDELKQKRDELSQGRKTSAVTLAPNTVRWVNGPNGTVVTFSDDIGLPNIFSPALCSYPPPREKCAGPNCTNAYKYRHSKSKLPLCSLHCYRALNGKTERLIAC; encoded by the exons ATGGAAAGCTTTAGTGGCTGTGGGTTTTCTGTTGGAGGATGCTTTGTGAGGAAGAAAAGGAGTGTTGTATTACATAAACCTCGCTTGGATCCTCTCACATTTTCTGAGAGGTCTAAAATCTTGTTACCAGTTGTAAATTCCTTTGGGAAAGAAAGTCTCAGTAAGAAGCGTGATAGCAAGGATAAAGTATTATATTCTGATGGCTTGCAAAGTGAGAAAAGGCCGAAGAAATTAAAGCTTAAGCTTCGAGGTGTTACTCATACAATTCAAAGCAAGTATGCAGCTGATTCTATTGTTTGTGGTGACTCTCCAATTCCTACATCTTCATCCCCGTCCGATGACTTCACTCCCCAACTGAAGCCACTTCAG GATGTCAAAACCTTCTGTTCTTCTGATGGGGGCAAAGGCGTTGGAGTTAAACGGAAATACTCCCTGAAATTTAGCTCTAGTTCGCGAAAGGAATATTCTTCAAAAGGTCAAATCTCTGGGGAAAGTGTTCCTGAGGATGGCGAACCGGCTCGTAAGAGCAAGCGGATTCAGAAGAGACGTGTCTCAGATGTGGGACTTAGTGAAGATGGTAATGAAGataatgaaattcaatttCTTGAAAGACTAAATGCTTCTAAGGTGGCTGCTCCAAAGAGAGGTAAAATGGATGGTGATCATGGAGGTGATATTGaaaacagtaaattaccaaggCTGCGGAAACATAGTGGGAAAAAGTCAAGATCAGAAAAAATGTGCGAGGATAGGGACTATTtgggagaagaagatgatgaagaactgATATCTGATGATGAACTTGAATCTAATGGGAAGACGCTGAAAAGGGGTTCTCTTAGTTTACTTCTTGAAGAGCCACAAAAGTCCACGCCTACCACACGTAACCGGGCCCTTCAATCTGGGGTAGATATCTTAAATGGCTCCGGTTCAAATGATATTAATCTTGCAACTCATTTTCTTCCTGCCTCATCTAGAA AAAAGGAGAAAATTTCAGAAGTGGATAAGCAATCAAAGAAAGCCGAGGCTGCACAGAGACGTAAAATACAAACAGAGAAGATAGCTAGAGAAGCTGAG GCTGAGGcaatcagaaagatacttggTCAAGattcaaagaagaagaagagggaagACGAACTGAAGCAGAAGAGGGATGAATTGTCACAG GGAAGGAAAACCAGTGCTGTCACACTGGCACCAAACACAGTCCGATGGGTCAATGGTCCTAATGGAACTGTTGTTACATTCTCTGACGATATTGGTCTGCCAAACATCTTCAGTCCAGCACTGTGCAG CTACCCTCCCCCACGCGAAAAATGTGCTGGTCCTAATTGTACAAATGCATACAAGTATCGCCATTCTAAGTCCAAGCTCCCCCTTTGCAGTCTCCATTGCTACAGGGCATTGAACGGAAAGACAGAGCGTCTAATTGCTTGTTAA